TCAGCATGTCGAGGTGCTCCTCGACGGTGTTGACGGTGTGCGGCCGGGTCGGGTTGGTGGAGCTGGGCAGCATGTTCGGCAGCGACACCGCCGTGATCATGTCCGGGGCGTGCCCGCCGCCCGCGCCCTCGACGTGGAAGGCGTGCAGGGTACGGCCCGCGACGGCGGCGAACGTGGCGTCGATGAAGCCCGCCTCGTTGAGGGTGTCGGTGTGGACGGCGAGCTGGGCGCCGGTGTCCTCGCAGACGTTCAGGCACGCGTCGATGGTGGCGGGTGTCGCGCCCCAGTCCTCGTGGATCTTGAAGCTGACGGCCCCGGCCCGCAGTTGGGCGTGCATGGACTCGCTGGAGACCGTGTTGCCCTTGCCGAGGAAGCCGATGTTGACGGGGCTCGACTCCATCGCCGCGAACATCCGGGCCAGGTGCCAGGAGCCGGGCGTGATCGTGGTCGCCTTGCTGCCTTCGGCCGGTCCGGTGCCGCCGCCGATGAGGGTGGTGACCCCGGAGGCGAGCGCCTCGTCGACGATGGTCGGCGAGATGAAGTGGATGTGGGTGTCGATGCCGCCGGCGGTGAGGATCTTGCCGTTGCCCGCGATGACCTCGGTCTCCGGGCCGATCACGAGATCGGGGTGCACGCCGTCCGTGGTGTCCGGGTTGCCGGACTTGCCGATGCCGGTGATGCGGCCGTCGCGGATGCCGATGTCGGCCTTGACGATGCCCCAGTGATCGATGACCACGGCGCCGGTGATGACGGTGTCGGGGGCGCCTTCGGCGCGCGTCGTGCGCGACTGCCCCATCGATTCACGGATGACCTTGCCGCCGCCGAAGACGGACTCGTCGCCGGAGCGTCCGGGGCCGCCGGAGCGGTCCTCCTCGATCTCGACGAGGAGGTCGGTGTCGGCAAGCCGTATCCGGTCGCCCGTGGTGGGCCCGAACAGGTCGGCGTACGCGGCGCGGGAGAGCTCAGGCATCGAGGGGACCTCCGGTCTCGCCGCGCAGACCGGGCACGATCCGCAGACCGGCCAGGGGGACGAGTTCGACGTCGACGGGAATTCCGGGCTCGAAGCGCACGGCGGTGCCGGCGGCGATGTTGAGCCGCTTGCCGCGCGCGGCGGCACGGTCGAAGTCGAGACCGGGGTTGGCCTCGGCGAAGTGGTAGTGGGAGCCGACCTGGACGGGGCGGTCGGCGGCGTTGAGGACGGTGAGGGCGGTGACCTCGCGGCCTACGTTGTAGGCCACGGGCTCGTCGGCGAAGAGGATCTCGCCCGGGATGACGGGATGCGCGGAACTCATCTGGCGGCCCCCGTCAGACGATCGGGTCGTGGACGGTGACGAGCTTGGTGCCGTCCGGGAAGGTGGCCTCTACCTGGACGTCGTGGATCATCTCGGGGATGCCGCTCATGACGTCGTCACGGGTGAGCACCTTGCGTCCCGACGACATGAGTTCGGAGACGGTACGGCCGTCCCTGGCGCCTTCGAGAATGTGGGACGTGATGAGCGCGATCGCCTCGGGGTGGTTGAGCAGCAGCCCCCGCGCCCTTCGCTTCTCGGCCACGTCCGCGGCCACATGGATGAGCAGTCTCTCCTGCTCGTGCGGGGTCAGTTGCACGCGTCCCACCTCACAGTCCTTCGCTCCGGACCGTGCGGGGTCCGGTTGCCGCGGCCACCGCGACGGATATAGATGTAACACACAAACAGCGCGCTTGATCTTGCGCACCCCGGTTACGAAAACCCCTGGTGGCGTGGGCTCGCAGGCTAGTTGGGAGGAGTTTCAACGAGGTTAACCAGCGCTTGACCACTCCATGACCATCAGCTGGGCCGACCCATACTCATCAGACCGCGCAGACCGTCCTGCAGCGCCTCGACCGGAACCTCGTCGAACAGTGCGAGCTGCGCGACGAATCCCTGGGCCGCGCCGATCATCACCCGCGCGACATGGTCGGCCGGGATGTCGTCCCGCATCATGCCCGCCGCCCGATACCCCTCGACGATCTTCACCCAGGCCACCCGCACCTTGGCGTACCCCTGGCGCATCACGGCCGCGAGCTCTTCGTTGCGCAGGGTCTCCGCCCACACCTGGACGATCAGACGCGGAAGGTACGAGGACTCCCCCTCGTGGACGCCGGTCTTACGGCCGAGCACCTGGGTCAGCGCCCGGCCGACGAGCACGTCCGGCGGAGGCGGCGGGGTCTCCTCGGCCGCCGCCTCGAAGGTCGCCTGGATCCATTCGAGGACCTCGCCGACGATCGCCCCGATCAGCTCCTCCTTGCCGCTGAAGTAGCGGTAGACCGCCCCGGCCGAGAGTCCGACCTCCTTGAGTACGTCCTGCATCGACGTGGCGTGGAAGCCGTTGCGGGCGAAACAGAGGGCGGCGCCGTCGAGGATCTGGCGGCGGCGTGCGTCTAGGTGCTCCTGGGATACGCGGGCCATGCCGCCAAACTAAAACGAACATTCCTTCTTGACAAGCGCCACGACCGGCAGGACAGTGTGGGCATCACGTAAAACGAACGATCCTTCTCTTTAAGGCAACGCTTCGACCAAGAGCGCACGTCGCAAGCAAGAGCGCACGAAGGAGCTCCGCACATGTCCACGCCCGTCGCCACTCCTCCCCCGCAGGGCCGCCGCATGGTGGCGGTGGCCGTCCTGGTCTCCGCCCTCGTGGCCCTCGCCCTGTGGGCCTTCGCCTGGCCCGCCGCCAGAACCGCCCCGCGCGACCTGCCCCTCGGCGTCGCGGGACCCGCCGCGGCGACGGCTCCCCTGAAGGCGCAGTTGGAGCACCGTGAGGGCGCGTTCGAGATTCACGGGTACGCCGATGAGGCTGCGGCCCGCGACGCGATCGAGGACCGGGCCGTGTACGGAGCGGTCGTCGTCACGCCGAAGGGAATGAAGCTGCTGACCGCGACGGCGGCGAGCCCGGTGGTCGCCCAGCTCCTGGAGCAAGCGGTGGCCGGTCAGGCCCCGGCGGGGACCGAGGTGCCGACCACCGATGTGGTGGCCGCACCCGCGGCCGACCCACGGGGCTCCGCATTCGCCGCGAGCATGCTGCCGCTGGTGATCGCGGGGGTAGCGGCCGGTGCGGTCGTGACGATGCTCGGCCTGCGCGGTGTCCGCGCGGTGGCCTCCCTCACGCTCGCCGCCGCGATGGCCGGCGTGGTGGCCGTCGCCGTGGCCCACAGCTGGCTGGGCATCCTGTCGGGCAACTGGTGGGCGGAAGCAGGGGTGTTGGGGCTCTCGACGCTCACGGTGGGCGCCGCCGTTGCCGGGTGTGCCGCACTCCTCGGCCCGGCGGGCATAGGGGTGGGCGCACTGACGATGGTGCTGCTCGGCAACCCGTTCTCCGGTGTGACGTCCGCGCCGCGGCTGCTGCCCGAACCGGTCGGATTCCTCGGCCAGTTGCTGCCGCCGGGCGCCGGAGGCACCCTGCTGCGCTCGGTCTCCTTCTTCGACGGCGCGCGCATCACGGGCCCGCTCGTCACCCTCGCCGTCTGGGCCCTGCTCGGACTGACGGCGGTACTGCTCGGGGTGCTCCGCCGGCCCGCCGCCGCGGCGCGCGACGAGGCTCCGGCGGCGAGGGAAGCGGTGCCGGTCGCCTGACCCCGTGACACCTGCCCTCCCCCGGCACACGAAGACAGCCGTACGCCCCCGCTGTAGCGGACGGGGGCGTACGGCCTCCCTGCGTCCAAATGACGCCCAAATGCCGTACGGCTACTTCGTGTTGGGTCCGCGGTGCTCGGCGGCGATGCCGAACCGCTGCCGCTCACCGGCGCCGGACGACGAGGACGACGCGGAGCCGAGCGATGAGACGGAACTGACCACCTGCTCGTCGTCCGCCACCCCCGACGCCTCGAGGCGTTCCAGGTCTGCGGCGGAGACGAGGGCCACGAGTGGCTTGCCATGACGGGTGACGACCACCCGCTCACCGCCGTACACGACGCGGTTGATCAGGTCGGCGAGCTCTGCTCGGGCTTGCGTCACCGGAATCTCGTAGGCCATGCTCCCCAGCTTAACCGTCGTCCGCTACGGCCATCCGGTCCGTGCGGAACAGATGCGCCGCAGGTCAGAGGGGTCGGTCAGCGGATTCGCGCGCCGAATCCAACGGCCGGGCATCCTCACCCCGGCCGTCGTCGTGCTGGGCGAGGAGCGTGAGGAGTTCCGCCACGGCGAGCCCCGATTCGGCGGGGTGACGCAGGATGGTCCCCGATTCGATGCGATACGTGTTGGAGCGGCCTTGACGCGTGTGGGAGAGGTATCCGCCCTCCTCCAGGTCGGAAACGATCTTCTGTACGGCACGCTCGGTGAGTCGGCAGCGAGCGGCGATGTCCCGGATGCGAGTGGCCGGGTCGTGGGCGATCGCGGCCAGCACGCGGGCGTGATTGGTGAGGAATGTCCAACCGCTGTGTGATTCAGGTACTGCAGCCATCCCCCCAAGATAGGGCCATTGATTCACGCATTCAAAAGGACGAACTATATTTCCGGTATCTCTTGACGGGTGTGCCTCCTCGGGTCGACGCTGGGTGAGGTGATGACACCCGGACGCCTACGGAGTGGCCGCCATGACAGAACGTGTGCTTCTCACGCGGCTCGCGGAGGTCCGCGAAGCCACCCGCGCCACCCCCTCCCGCGCGCCGGACGGGCCGGATCGGCCGCTGCCGCCGATCACACCGGTCCTCACCGGTGACCTGGTGACCGTGCCGGACGCCGACGTCGAGCAGGACCCCCGCGTCGAACTCGGCCAGCTGCGGCGGGCCATGGAGACGCGCCCCGTCATCGACATGGCGCGCGGCGTCCTGATGGCGTCCTTCGGCCTGAGCGCCGACGACGCGTGGAGCGTGCTGGTCTCGCTCTCCCAGAACACGAACACCAAGCTGCACCTCGTGGCGGACGAGGTGGTCGGCGCCGTCACGGGAGGCAAGATCCCGAAGCCGTTCCGCCGGCAACTGGCCGCGACGATCGACGGGCTCCGAACATCACCGACAGCGGCCCGCACCGGCGAGGAATGAGCGCGGTGCGAGCACCCGGCCCCTGGTGCCGGACCGGGCTGCGGCGAACTCCACCCCCGAGGGGAGGCGTTGATGGACTGGATGACGGGAGCACTCTGCGCGAGGAGCCGGCCGCGAAACGAATCTGCCTGCGCTGCCCCGGAGGGTGCGGTACTGCGCCACCGGGTGGCGGCGCCGGCACCCGGCTCGCCCCCGGCAGCGCCGCCCGCGTCAGTGCTGCAGCGCCGCGATCCGCAGCGGAACCGGCTGGACCGCGGGCGCCGCGGCCTCCCTTCCGCTGACCTCAGCCCACCACTCCCCGCCGTCCTCCATGTGGCGCAGGAGTACACCCTCACGGATGGCCCAAGGGCACAGGGTGACCGTCTTGACGTCCGTCAGCTTCATCGCCGTATGCCCCACGATCGCCCCGGCCAGGCTCTGCGCGGCCCGCGGCGCCGAGACCCCCGGCAGCGTGGCCCGCTCGGACGCCGGCAGCGCGGCGAGCCGGTCACGGCAGCGGCGCAGGTCGGCCCGGCTCAACTGCCTTTCCATGAAGGGTCCATGGCGGCCCGGGGCGGCGCCCCCGAGCCGCGCCAGTTGCTGGAACGTCCGGGAGGTCGCCACGGCGGTGCGGGGCCCCTCCCAGCGGATCCGCGCGGCGACGTCACGCAACTGGTGACGCACCTTGCGCCGCAGCGCCTTCACGCTCTGCTCGGTCGGCAGGTCCTCACCGTCGAAGAACTCCCGGGTGAGACGGCGCGCGCCGAGGGGCAGCGATGCCACGTAGTCCGGGAGCCGCCCGCGCCCGAAGGCCACCTCCAGAGAGCCGCCGCCGATGTCGAACATGGCCAGCGGCCCGGCCCGCCAGCCCATCCACTGACGGGCGCCCAGGAAGGTGAGTTCGGCCTCCACCTCTCCGGGCAGCGTGCACAGCCGTACGCCGGTCTCCTCGCCGATCGTCCGCAGCACGTCCACCCGGTTGGGCGCACTGCGCACCACCGTCGTGGCGAAGGCGAGCGGCTCCGCCGCGCCCCATCTTCGGGCGGTCCCGGCAGCCGCGGCGACCGCCGTGGCGAGCTGCCCCACCGATTCCTCGGGAATCACCCCGCACGGCCCGACCTCCTCGGAGAGCCTCACCTTCCACTTGGCGGTGTGGACCGGCAACGGCACACCGTCCTCAGCGTCCACGACGACCAGCCGGACCGCATTCGAACCCACATCCATCACACTCATCCGCATGTCACTCTGAGTACCCATCAGGCCAGAGATCAGTCACGCTGATTGACCTTCGCGGGGCCAGGGAACTCGTGATCCATGACCGTCGATCACGCCCGAGCCCCCGTACTCGAAGCCCTGGCGGACCACCGCAGCAAGGGCCGCGTCGCTTTCACCCCACCGGGCCACAAACAGGCCCGGGGAGCCGATCCACTGGTGCGGGAGGTGCTTGGCGACGCCGTCTTCCACGGCGATCTCCTCGCCTCCGGGAGCCTCGACGACCGTCTCGGCCGTGGCCGGGTCCTGGAACGGGCCGAGCAGCTGATGGCCGACGCGGTGCACGCGTCGTACACCTTCTTCTCGACGTGCGGCAGTTCCCTGTCGGTCAAGGCAGCGATGCTCTCGGCCGCGGGGCCGCACGAGAAGCTGCTCATCGGACGCGACGCCCACAAGTCCGTCGTATCGGCCCTGATCCTCTCCGGCATCCGCCCGGTCTGGGTCGACCCTTCCTGGGATCCCGAACGGCACCTGGCGCACCCGCCCACGGCCGAAGCCTTCGCCGAGGCGTTCGCCGCCCATCCGGACGCGAAGGGTGCCCTGGTCACCAGCCCCACCCCGTACGGGAGCTGCGCCGACCTGCGCGGCATCGCGGAGGAATGCCACCGGCACTCCCGTCCGCTGATCGTGGACGAGGCCTGGGGCGCACACCTCCCCTTCCACCCCGACCTGCCGTCCTGGGCGATGGACGCGGGCGCCGACGTCTGTGTGACCAGCATCCACAAGATGGGCAGCGGCCTGGAGCAGGGGTCCGTCTTCCACCTCCAGGGCGACCTGATGGATCCGACGGTGCTGAAGTCCAGGGCGGATCTGTTCGGCACCACCAGCCCGTCCGTGCTCATCTACGCCGGGCTCGACGGCTGGCGCCGCCAGATGGCTCTGCACGGCAAGGAACTCATGGGAGCCGCCCTCGATCTGGCAGCAGACGTCCGGGCGGCGATCGAGGAGATCCCCGGACTGCACGTGAACGACAGCGACGATTTCTGCGGGCCCGCGGCCGACTTCGATCCGCTGCCGGTCGTCATCGACGTGAGCGGACTGGGAACCTCCGGCTTCCGGGCGGCGGACTGGCTGCGCGAGCACCGCTCGGTCGAGGCGCACCTGGCCGATCACCGCCGCATCAGCACCCAGCTCACCCACGCGGATGACCGGGAGACGACGGACGAGCTCCTGGCCGCGCTGCGGGACCTGGCCCAGGCCGCTCCAGGACTGCGTCCGGCACCGGCCGTGGATGTCCCCTCCCCCACCGCCCTGCGTCTTTCCCAGGACCATCTGCCCCGTGACGCCTACTTCGGGCCCACCGTCGACGTTCCGGTGGCCGAGGCGGCGGGACGCGTGGCCGCCGAGATGCTGACGCCGTATCCGCCCGGAATTCCCGCGGCGCTCCCCGGTGAACGTCTCACCGAGCCGGTGCTGCGCTATCTGCGTACCGGCAAGGCGGCCGGGATGAACCTGCCTGACGCCGCGGATCCCGGTCTCGACACCGTGCGGGTCGTCCGGGACCAGGCCCCCTGAGGGGCCACCGGTAGACCCAGCACCCACCCACACACCCACACACCCACACATCAGTAAGAGGCCCGGGCGTTACGTCCGGGCCCCACAAGGAGAGAGAGCAGCCATGCGTGTCGCATTCCTGATGGCCCCCGAGGGCGTGGAGCAGATCGAACTCACCGACCCCTGGAAGGCGGTGACCGACGCGGGCGGCGAGCCGGTCCTGGTGTCGACGGAGCCGGGCCGCGTACAGGCCTTCGACCATCTCGACAAGGCCGACACCTTCCCCGTGGACGAGGTCGTCGGCGATGTGTCGGCCGATTCCTTCGACGGGCTCGTCCTGCCGGGCGGCGTGGCCAACCCGGACGCGCTGCGCCTGGACGAGGGGGCCGTCTCCTTCGTACGCGGCTTCTTCGACAGCGGCAGGCCGGTGGCCGCCATCTGCCATGCCCCGTGGGTCCTCGTCGAGGCGGACGTCGTCTCGGGCCGCGGACTCACGTCGTTCCCCAGCCTCCGTACGGATATCCGCAACGCGGGCGGCACCTGGGTCGACGAGCAGGTGAAGGTCTGTCACGACGGCCCCAACGCGCTGATCACCAGCCGCAAGCCGGACGACCTGAAGGCGTTCTGCGAGGCGTTCCTGACGGAGTTCGCGAAGCCGACCGCTTCCTGACCCGAAACCTCCTGACCCGGGAAGAGACGAGAAGAGAAGGGCCCTAGTCCCTCGGAAGCAGCGGCCCCAGCGGCCCGAGGTCCAGATTCAGGTCCTCGGGCCGCAGGCCGTAGCGTTCGCGCAGCTCGGCCATGCGGTCGTCGAGCAGCATCAGCGTGAGGCCGATGCGCTCCTCCTGGTCCTCGTCCAGCTCTCCGGTGTCGAACCGGCGCACGGCCTGCCGCTCCATGAGCTGGCGCAGCAGCTCCACGACGGTCAGGACAAGCTTGATCAGGTCGCGTTCCACCGTGTCCGGTTCGAGTTCCAGCCGGTTCTTCCCCGTCGTCCGGGAGTGCTTCCGCAGCTGCTCCCGCTCCCGCTCCTCTTCGCTCACAGCAACTCCTCGAAGGGTGAGGGGACTTGCTCGTTCACCGAGCTGATGAGTGCGTTCAGGTCGATGCGGACGAGATCGACGTCCGCGATGCGCAGGGTGAGGTCGCCGGTGATGACGACCCCACCCGCGAGCAACCGGTCGAGCAGGTCGACGAGAGCGACCTCCCGGCGTTCGAAGACGGTCACGGTCCCCCCTCCCCCGCCGCGGCGTCCCCTTCGGCGTCGAGGCCGGCGAAGGAGTACGCGGCCCACGGACCCGTGATCTCCACGCGCATGCCGGACTCCTGACTCTTCACGCCTTCCACCAGCTCGACGAAGGCCTCCGAGTCCGAACGCGGCACCAGGTAGGCCGCGTTGAGGACATTGCGGCCCGCTTCCTTGGAGAGCGCGGAGTTCTGAGGCGCGTGCAGCCGGGCGTCCTCCGCGTGCTCGCAGAGCGTGTCGTGCAGCTGGTGGGCGAACTTCTCGGCGCTCTCCCACATCTCTTCGTGCGCCCGATTGCGCTGTCGGCGCTGGCGCAGGTAGTCCCGGCCCGACGCGGCCTTCTCCGGCTCGGCCGCCGGGCGGGCGGCCTCCGCGTCGGCATGGATCTTCACGCCCCATTCCACGCGGCCGTCGAGCCGGTCGAGCGTGCGCCTGAAGGAGTCCTCCCGTGCCTCCATCATCGCGCGCACTCCCGCGTCGTCCCGGAACACGGTGGCGAGCCGCAGCGGCAACGGCGTGGTGACCACCGTCAGCGCGTCGATCACGGACTGGTGAGCGCGAGCGGTCGCGCTCAGCCAGTCCAGATCCTCCAGGTGGCGCCGGAGCGGCTCCTCGGCGAAGTCCCGCTCCGGCACGGTGCCGACCACCGCGATCAGGCCGTGGTGCGACAGCTGACCGGGGGGACCTCCGTCCACCCCGGTCACCTGCGCCTGGAGCGGCGCGTCGAAGGGCCGGCAGATCGCGTAGACGTACCGCAGTCCGCTCATGTGCTTTCCTCCGTCTTGCTCTGCCGGGGCTTGCTCCGCTCGGTCTTGCCCCGCTCCACCTTGCCGCGCTCCGTCCTGCCCTGGTCCAGCTGCTCCAGTTCGGCGACATGGGCACGCAACTCGGCGTTCTCACGGGTGAGTTCGTCGCGACGCGCACGGGTGGACAGCGCGGGATCGTCCTCCCACCAGTCGATCCCCATCTCCTTCGCCTTGTCGACGGAGGCGACGATGAGCCGCAGCTTGATGGTCAGCAGTTCGATGTCGAGCAGGTTGATCCGGATGTCCCCGGCGATCACGACACCCTTGTCGAGCACGCGCTCCAGGATGTCGGCGAGGTTCGCACCGCCGCCCTGCCCGTACGGTTCGGGCATCCGGCTGGGCATCGTCATCGACGACTCCCGCTCACTGCGGCCTCTTCTTCGTACCGCGGGTCATCTTCGTCCTCTGCTTCTCCTTCTTCCTCGTCTTCGTACCTCGCCTCGTCCTCATCGCCCTCGTCTTCCTCGTCCTCGTAGGACTCCTCGGGCTGGTCCTCGGCGTCGTGCTCGTCTTCCTCGTCCTCGTAGGACTCTTCGGGCCGGTCCTCGTCGTGCTCGTACTCGTCCTCGGCCACGTCGTCCGACTCGCCCTCGGACTGGTCCTGCTCCTGCGCTTCCTCTTCTTCCGCGACCGCGTCCTCGTGGCTGTGGACGACCTCACCGTCGCGGATCTCGCCGCGCCAGCCGTCCTCCGCCTCACCCTTGATGGTGATGAAGCGCGCGTAGTTCTTCAGGTCGAGCCGGGCCCGGCGACCCTGGGCGCGCCAGATGTTGCCGGTCTTCTCGAAGAGGCCCTTCGGGTAGTACTCCAGGACCAGCAGGACGCGCGTGAGGTTCTCGGCCAGCGAGTGGAAGGAGACGACGCCCTTCGTCGTGCCCTTCGCACCCTCCGAGGTCCACGCGATCCGGTCGTCGGCGACCTGTTCCGTGGTGTGCGCCTTCCAGCTCCGGTTGGACCAGAAGACCTTGGCCTGCCAGTCGGAGGTGGTGTCGTCGGCGCGGTTC
This Streptomyces sp. NBC_01283 DNA region includes the following protein-coding sequences:
- a CDS encoding urease subunit beta, whose protein sequence is MSSAHPVIPGEILFADEPVAYNVGREVTALTVLNAADRPVQVGSHYHFAEANPGLDFDRAAARGKRLNIAAGTAVRFEPGIPVDVELVPLAGLRIVPGLRGETGGPLDA
- a CDS encoding gas vesicle protein encodes the protein MTMPSRMPEPYGQGGGANLADILERVLDKGVVIAGDIRINLLDIELLTIKLRLIVASVDKAKEMGIDWWEDDPALSTRARRDELTRENAELRAHVAELEQLDQGRTERGKVERGKTERSKPRQSKTEEST
- a CDS encoding SRPBCC family protein: MSDTMKSATGKAKENPLAGIAQSEAADRLKSEVQEYLGAQAQRLLVGVGHKLGETTGKLNDIAEGNSPGFAKLALDGGRKMAEGKGPLRSAVEVGAGRAKDSVVGAFKNMTGGKGRRKGGAGKKPTVIMEFIDVGVPLRTAYDQWTQYQDFSTFAKGVKSANRADDTTSDWQAKVFWSNRSWKAHTTEQVADDRIAWTSEGAKGTTKGVVSFHSLAENLTRVLLVLEYYPKGLFEKTGNIWRAQGRRARLDLKNYARFITIKGEAEDGWRGEIRDGEVVHSHEDAVAEEEEAQEQDQSEGESDDVAEDEYEHDEDRPEESYEDEEDEHDAEDQPEESYEDEEDEGDEDEARYEDEEEGEAEDEDDPRYEEEAAVSGSRR
- a CDS encoding helix-turn-helix transcriptional regulator: MAAVPESHSGWTFLTNHARVLAAIAHDPATRIRDIAARCRLTERAVQKIVSDLEEGGYLSHTRQGRSNTYRIESGTILRHPAESGLAVAELLTLLAQHDDGRGEDARPLDSARESADRPL
- a CDS encoding ANTAR domain-containing protein — protein: MTERVLLTRLAEVREATRATPSRAPDGPDRPLPPITPVLTGDLVTVPDADVEQDPRVELGQLRRAMETRPVIDMARGVLMASFGLSADDAWSVLVSLSQNTNTKLHLVADEVVGAVTGGKIPKPFRRQLAATIDGLRTSPTAARTGEE
- a CDS encoding urease subunit gamma, with protein sequence MQLTPHEQERLLIHVAADVAEKRRARGLLLNHPEAIALITSHILEGARDGRTVSELMSSGRKVLTRDDVMSGIPEMIHDVQVEATFPDGTKLVTVHDPIV
- a CDS encoding TetR/AcrR family transcriptional regulator, yielding MARVSQEHLDARRRQILDGAALCFARNGFHATSMQDVLKEVGLSAGAVYRYFSGKEELIGAIVGEVLEWIQATFEAAAEETPPPPPDVLVGRALTQVLGRKTGVHEGESSYLPRLIVQVWAETLRNEELAAVMRQGYAKVRVAWVKIVEGYRAAGMMRDDIPADHVARVMIGAAQGFVAQLALFDEVPVEALQDGLRGLMSMGRPS
- a CDS encoding urease subunit alpha — protein: MPELSRAAYADLFGPTTGDRIRLADTDLLVEIEEDRSGGPGRSGDESVFGGGKVIRESMGQSRTTRAEGAPDTVITGAVVIDHWGIVKADIGIRDGRITGIGKSGNPDTTDGVHPDLVIGPETEVIAGNGKILTAGGIDTHIHFISPTIVDEALASGVTTLIGGGTGPAEGSKATTITPGSWHLARMFAAMESSPVNIGFLGKGNTVSSESMHAQLRAGAVSFKIHEDWGATPATIDACLNVCEDTGAQLAVHTDTLNEAGFIDATFAAVAGRTLHAFHVEGAGGGHAPDMITAVSLPNMLPSSTNPTRPHTVNTVEEHLDMLMVCHHLNPAVPEDLAFAESRIRPTTIGAEDILHDLGAISIMSSDSQAMGRIGEVIMRTWQTAHVMKRRRGFLPGDTRADNRRARRYVAKYTINAAVAQGVDHVIGSVESGKLADLVLWDPKFFGVKPQLVIKGGQIAYAQMGDANASIPTPQPVLPRPMFGAHGKAPGLNSYNFVTQSALDDGLPERLGLAKEFTAIRSTRGRTKADMRENDALPRVEVAPDSFAVTIDGELVEPSPAAELPLAQRYFLF
- a CDS encoding type 1 glutamine amidotransferase domain-containing protein, which gives rise to MRVAFLMAPEGVEQIELTDPWKAVTDAGGEPVLVSTEPGRVQAFDHLDKADTFPVDEVVGDVSADSFDGLVLPGGVANPDALRLDEGAVSFVRGFFDSGRPVAAICHAPWVLVEADVVSGRGLTSFPSLRTDIRNAGGTWVDEQVKVCHDGPNALITSRKPDDLKAFCEAFLTEFAKPTAS
- a CDS encoding GvpL/GvpF family gas vesicle protein, producing MSGLRYVYAICRPFDAPLQAQVTGVDGGPPGQLSHHGLIAVVGTVPERDFAEEPLRRHLEDLDWLSATARAHQSVIDALTVVTTPLPLRLATVFRDDAGVRAMMEAREDSFRRTLDRLDGRVEWGVKIHADAEAARPAAEPEKAASGRDYLRQRRQRNRAHEEMWESAEKFAHQLHDTLCEHAEDARLHAPQNSALSKEAGRNVLNAAYLVPRSDSEAFVELVEGVKSQESGMRVEITGPWAAYSFAGLDAEGDAAAGEGGP
- a CDS encoding type II toxin-antitoxin system Phd/YefM family antitoxin, with the protein product MAYEIPVTQARAELADLINRVVYGGERVVVTRHGKPLVALVSAADLERLEASGVADDEQVVSSVSSLGSASSSSSGAGERQRFGIAAEHRGPNTK
- a CDS encoding gas vesicle protein gives rise to the protein MTVFERREVALVDLLDRLLAGGVVITGDLTLRIADVDLVRIDLNALISSVNEQVPSPFEELL
- a CDS encoding gas vesicle protein K, which produces MSEEEREREQLRKHSRTTGKNRLELEPDTVERDLIKLVLTVVELLRQLMERQAVRRFDTGELDEDQEERIGLTLMLLDDRMAELRERYGLRPEDLNLDLGPLGPLLPRD
- a CDS encoding aminotransferase class I/II-fold pyridoxal phosphate-dependent enzyme: MTVDHARAPVLEALADHRSKGRVAFTPPGHKQARGADPLVREVLGDAVFHGDLLASGSLDDRLGRGRVLERAEQLMADAVHASYTFFSTCGSSLSVKAAMLSAAGPHEKLLIGRDAHKSVVSALILSGIRPVWVDPSWDPERHLAHPPTAEAFAEAFAAHPDAKGALVTSPTPYGSCADLRGIAEECHRHSRPLIVDEAWGAHLPFHPDLPSWAMDAGADVCVTSIHKMGSGLEQGSVFHLQGDLMDPTVLKSRADLFGTTSPSVLIYAGLDGWRRQMALHGKELMGAALDLAADVRAAIEEIPGLHVNDSDDFCGPAADFDPLPVVIDVSGLGTSGFRAADWLREHRSVEAHLADHRRISTQLTHADDRETTDELLAALRDLAQAAPGLRPAPAVDVPSPTALRLSQDHLPRDAYFGPTVDVPVAEAAGRVAAEMLTPYPPGIPAALPGERLTEPVLRYLRTGKAAGMNLPDAADPGLDTVRVVRDQAP
- a CDS encoding ABC transporter permease encodes the protein MSTPVATPPPQGRRMVAVAVLVSALVALALWAFAWPAARTAPRDLPLGVAGPAAATAPLKAQLEHREGAFEIHGYADEAAARDAIEDRAVYGAVVVTPKGMKLLTATAASPVVAQLLEQAVAGQAPAGTEVPTTDVVAAPAADPRGSAFAASMLPLVIAGVAAGAVVTMLGLRGVRAVASLTLAAAMAGVVAVAVAHSWLGILSGNWWAEAGVLGLSTLTVGAAVAGCAALLGPAGIGVGALTMVLLGNPFSGVTSAPRLLPEPVGFLGQLLPPGAGGTLLRSVSFFDGARITGPLVTLAVWALLGLTAVLLGVLRRPAAAARDEAPAAREAVPVA
- a CDS encoding Ppx/GppA family phosphatase; amino-acid sequence: MRMSVMDVGSNAVRLVVVDAEDGVPLPVHTAKWKVRLSEEVGPCGVIPEESVGQLATAVAAAAGTARRWGAAEPLAFATTVVRSAPNRVDVLRTIGEETGVRLCTLPGEVEAELTFLGARQWMGWRAGPLAMFDIGGGSLEVAFGRGRLPDYVASLPLGARRLTREFFDGEDLPTEQSVKALRRKVRHQLRDVAARIRWEGPRTAVATSRTFQQLARLGGAAPGRHGPFMERQLSRADLRRCRDRLAALPASERATLPGVSAPRAAQSLAGAIVGHTAMKLTDVKTVTLCPWAIREGVLLRHMEDGGEWWAEVSGREAAAPAVQPVPLRIAALQH